Proteins from a single region of Bdellovibrio svalbardensis:
- a CDS encoding GMC oxidoreductase: MKLDFDYVVIGSGFGGSVMSCRLTEKGYNVCLLERGRQWKMHEFPRRPQEVQENMFWDPEDKKFGLMEFRDSPESDVMTLTASGLGGGSLIYANVLYRMPAEFFTGWPTAISRKTLDPYYDKVLSMMEAKPYPFATDSYYRDTPKTAAMKKAAEEMPVNPEATVRPEFHLPPLAIRFEGDYPGQQTANTHGATQSKCTKCGECDIGCNIHAKNTLDLNYIHRAKSLKSPSGHLEVKTQAEVIKIENIENHYKITLRVPQFPDQEVVLTAKKVILSAGSVGSTSLLLKMKKKGHLPKLNNWLGKKWCGNGDLLGMIIDTKEKLDPSKGPVITSAIQYSFQNYPDGFPHGMYLEDAGFPIGLAWYLSGKVPQIEGIMGAIKLVVRNLKNYFFKVLGIRTQEEINVGDEFAAALDKAEFARKALILLGMGRDRSDGVVSLREDDQAIIKWNKTGSNLHFDRVQEEMKKIAENVGGIFIDNPLTHLNKIIAVHPLGGCPMGETAETGLVNERGEVYGYEGLYVVDGSILPTSTGPNPSLTIAAVAEYIADQIPLKNEVRVTESMTS, translated from the coding sequence ATGAAATTAGATTTTGACTATGTTGTTATTGGCTCAGGATTTGGTGGCTCGGTCATGAGCTGCCGTTTGACTGAAAAAGGTTACAATGTTTGCCTACTGGAACGTGGGCGCCAGTGGAAAATGCATGAGTTCCCTCGCCGCCCCCAAGAAGTTCAAGAAAATATGTTCTGGGACCCCGAGGACAAAAAGTTTGGTTTGATGGAGTTTCGCGACAGCCCCGAAAGTGATGTCATGACCCTGACCGCCAGCGGTCTGGGCGGCGGCAGTTTGATTTACGCGAACGTTCTTTATCGTATGCCCGCAGAGTTTTTTACCGGGTGGCCGACCGCGATTTCTCGCAAGACTCTGGATCCTTATTACGACAAGGTCTTGTCTATGATGGAAGCAAAACCCTACCCTTTTGCGACGGATAGCTATTATCGTGACACTCCCAAAACAGCGGCCATGAAGAAAGCCGCGGAAGAAATGCCCGTGAATCCCGAAGCCACCGTCCGCCCGGAGTTTCACCTTCCTCCTTTAGCTATTCGTTTTGAAGGAGATTACCCTGGACAACAAACTGCGAATACTCACGGGGCAACACAATCAAAGTGCACCAAATGCGGAGAATGCGATATCGGATGCAACATCCACGCAAAGAACACTTTGGATTTGAACTACATTCATCGCGCAAAGAGTTTAAAAAGTCCGAGCGGCCACTTGGAAGTGAAAACTCAAGCCGAAGTCATCAAGATTGAGAATATAGAGAACCACTACAAGATCACTCTGCGAGTTCCGCAGTTCCCCGACCAGGAAGTCGTGTTAACCGCTAAGAAAGTCATCCTTTCCGCAGGATCTGTAGGTTCAACTTCTTTGCTGTTGAAGATGAAAAAGAAAGGTCACCTTCCGAAATTGAACAATTGGCTGGGTAAAAAATGGTGTGGCAATGGAGATCTTTTGGGTATGATCATCGACACCAAAGAAAAACTGGATCCCAGCAAGGGACCGGTTATTACCAGTGCGATTCAATACTCATTTCAAAACTATCCAGATGGTTTCCCTCATGGAATGTATTTGGAAGATGCGGGCTTCCCTATTGGACTTGCCTGGTATCTTTCCGGAAAGGTTCCGCAAATTGAAGGCATCATGGGAGCCATCAAACTGGTTGTACGTAATCTGAAAAACTACTTCTTTAAAGTTTTGGGAATTCGCACCCAAGAGGAAATCAACGTTGGCGACGAATTCGCAGCTGCTTTGGACAAGGCGGAATTTGCACGCAAAGCACTTATTTTATTGGGCATGGGACGAGATCGTTCCGATGGCGTGGTTTCATTGCGCGAAGACGATCAAGCTATCATTAAATGGAACAAAACAGGCAGCAACTTACATTTTGATCGAGTTCAAGAAGAGATGAAAAAGATTGCTGAAAATGTCGGTGGCATCTTTATCGACAATCCTCTGACTCATTTAAATAAAATTATTGCTGTGCACCCCTTGGGGGGCTGCCCGATGGGAGAAACCGCGGAAACGGGCTTAGTCAATGAGCGCGGTGAGGTTTATGGTTACGAAGGGCTTTATGTCGTGGATGGCAGTATTCTACCGACATCCACCGGCCCTAATCCTTCGCTGACCATTGCGGCGGTCGCCGAATACATCGCCGACCAGATCCCGCTTAAAAACGAAGTGCGTGTTACTGAGTCAATGACTTCTTAA
- a CDS encoding thioredoxin fold domain-containing protein, whose protein sequence is MKTLLIISSLLAVSLNSFARLSDGKAHLTLQGAKIVGAVDSGFHFNKDAPAALVIGSESVEPLKKDPKEVIFDASKVKSQSFSVNFYVCDDKNTVCESHEYAYAIQSGKLVAAEVNAAVKVVPSVKSAVTSSAVAKSVPFKKNKHGFYQDNLQEALKLAKDSKKLLVVDFGAPWCPSCIRLETEVFGEKVFQKATEKLIKVSINVDRADNKDLSKKYDIKVIPTLIVMNAQGEELARLMDYKPAAVLAKDLEQIQTQQLASVEDLKKKAEAGDAAARRAMGQRAFYSVNFEEAAKWLAPLNEPSLMLANCEVNLGQEKYEEDKAKNKDLYQKTLEKWIAAYPQGVEAIVWRGELLKVLKGEGKEVTSAMKNVGEKNIADIQALLNSDQARSEAFAKTLSGDYTGFEKMELLSQLTESYDLLGNKAKADEAKTLLGKEVSAMSLSEKRPGQVLVALGYMRQAGQKTAMVSWLEKLIKAYPKTDVYYTKLARYYIREKSFDKALPYAQKAAEIKSDLNLYNLKTLAEVHKDLKQNKEASEVVAKALALPEAQLEQNKKTVAALEELKKSLTQ, encoded by the coding sequence ATGAAAACACTTCTTATTATTTCTAGCTTATTGGCAGTTTCTTTAAACTCATTTGCTCGTCTATCCGACGGCAAAGCTCATTTAACCCTTCAGGGTGCCAAAATTGTTGGTGCTGTGGATTCAGGCTTTCATTTTAATAAAGATGCTCCGGCAGCCTTGGTTATTGGAAGTGAGTCTGTGGAGCCTTTGAAAAAGGATCCAAAAGAAGTGATCTTTGATGCTTCGAAAGTAAAGTCTCAAAGCTTTTCTGTGAACTTCTATGTTTGCGATGACAAGAACACGGTTTGTGAATCGCACGAGTACGCTTACGCGATCCAATCTGGAAAGCTTGTTGCTGCCGAAGTGAATGCGGCTGTGAAGGTGGTTCCTTCAGTCAAGTCTGCCGTTACATCGTCTGCTGTTGCGAAGTCTGTTCCATTTAAGAAAAACAAACACGGCTTCTATCAGGACAATCTGCAAGAGGCCTTGAAGCTTGCCAAGGATTCAAAAAAGCTTCTAGTAGTGGATTTTGGCGCTCCTTGGTGCCCTTCGTGCATCCGTTTGGAAACGGAAGTGTTTGGCGAAAAGGTATTTCAAAAAGCGACAGAGAAGCTGATCAAAGTCAGTATCAATGTCGATCGCGCCGACAATAAAGATCTTTCTAAAAAGTACGATATCAAGGTGATCCCAACTTTGATCGTGATGAATGCCCAGGGAGAAGAACTGGCTCGTTTGATGGATTACAAACCTGCGGCAGTTTTAGCTAAAGACCTAGAGCAGATTCAGACTCAACAATTAGCCTCCGTCGAGGATTTGAAAAAGAAAGCAGAAGCGGGGGATGCGGCGGCCCGCAGAGCTATGGGCCAAAGGGCCTTTTACTCTGTGAACTTTGAAGAAGCGGCAAAGTGGTTGGCTCCTTTGAATGAACCCAGTTTGATGTTGGCTAACTGTGAAGTGAATCTAGGGCAGGAAAAATACGAAGAAGATAAGGCTAAGAATAAAGATCTCTATCAAAAGACTCTAGAGAAATGGATTGCCGCTTATCCTCAAGGGGTTGAAGCGATCGTATGGCGCGGTGAACTTCTTAAAGTTCTTAAAGGTGAAGGCAAAGAAGTTACGTCTGCGATGAAAAATGTTGGCGAGAAAAATATCGCCGACATCCAAGCTCTTTTGAATTCAGATCAGGCACGCTCAGAGGCTTTTGCTAAAACATTATCTGGGGACTATACTGGTTTTGAGAAAATGGAACTGCTTTCTCAGTTGACGGAAAGTTATGATCTATTGGGCAACAAAGCAAAAGCAGATGAAGCCAAGACTTTGCTGGGTAAAGAAGTTTCGGCAATGTCTTTGAGTGAGAAACGACCGGGTCAAGTCTTGGTGGCTCTTGGATACATGAGACAAGCAGGTCAAAAAACGGCGATGGTTTCTTGGCTGGAGAAGTTGATCAAAGCTTATCCAAAAACAGACGTCTATTACACAAAATTAGCACGTTACTATATCCGTGAAAAATCTTTCGACAAAGCTTTGCCTTATGCGCAGAAAGCGGCCGAAATAAAGTCGGATTTGAATTTGTATAATTTAAAAACCTTGGCGGAAGTTCATAAGGACTTGAAACAAAACAAAGAAGCTTCTGAAGTTGTGGCTAAAGCCCTTGCTTTGCCCGAGGCGCAGCTCGAGCAAAACAAGAAGACCGTGGCCGCTCTGGAAGAGCTTAAGAAGTCATTGACTCAGTAA